One region of Duncaniella freteri genomic DNA includes:
- a CDS encoding outer membrane beta-barrel protein, protein MIRPRLPFAFATALMIAANAYADGNIRGTVFSKNSTEPLDFVSVQLVNPTTGVPMQIGTMTDENGTFVIERAPAGTYIIRFSNIGSITQEREIRIGDSEVNIGRIELADDAKLLQEVVVTGQRSQMSVNSEHRVFNVSSNIASTGASADELLAAVPSVDVNSDGEISLRGNSDVLVWINGKEMGMNADNRAQLLRQIPAETIESIEVMTNPSSKHSTEGTAGIINIRLKEDHRHGYFGSAEADIDTRGNANVNFNINYNEGKFETFAGLGLKSHHNPGGVTSRRSYNEGYFLNSDGDNKKHENSAFLRLGTNFKPDENNTLYLSAIGTFGHKWGHTATTHLSNLPGQWTSNINNARESGDTRGANVMLGYRHLFGHDHHIDMNVSYNIWQGPNDNRFREDETWADGSEETIWQSQHQDVKISNWEAALDYSYKFLPWLRLETGYKGNYNHENSPASYAAGSSAENLQPLDNLYNRFKYDTDISALYLNFSGHYEQLTFSAGLRGEIWQIRTRSLGYGQTDNDVPEFKKNDFASLASFKIC, encoded by the coding sequence ATGATAAGACCAAGATTACCTTTCGCTTTTGCGACGGCACTGATGATTGCCGCAAACGCCTATGCCGACGGAAACATCCGTGGCACGGTTTTCAGCAAAAACTCAACAGAGCCCCTCGACTTTGTGAGTGTACAACTTGTAAATCCCACTACCGGAGTGCCTATGCAGATTGGCACTATGACAGATGAAAACGGAACTTTTGTCATAGAACGCGCTCCTGCCGGGACGTATATTATCCGTTTCAGCAATATCGGAAGTATCACGCAAGAACGTGAAATCCGGATTGGGGATTCGGAAGTGAATATCGGTCGGATAGAGCTTGCCGATGATGCCAAGTTACTTCAGGAAGTGGTCGTGACCGGACAGCGAAGCCAGATGTCTGTCAACTCGGAACACAGAGTGTTCAATGTGAGTTCAAACATAGCTTCAACAGGAGCGTCAGCTGATGAACTTCTGGCAGCCGTTCCATCTGTAGATGTCAACAGCGACGGTGAGATTTCATTACGTGGAAATTCAGATGTACTTGTCTGGATCAACGGTAAAGAAATGGGCATGAATGCCGACAACCGGGCCCAGTTGCTTCGTCAGATACCTGCTGAAACAATCGAGAGCATCGAAGTCATGACCAATCCTTCATCAAAACATAGCACCGAAGGAACTGCCGGTATTATCAATATCCGTCTCAAAGAAGATCATCGACACGGGTATTTTGGCAGTGCCGAGGCCGATATTGACACTCGCGGAAATGCCAATGTCAACTTCAACATAAATTACAATGAAGGTAAATTTGAGACATTTGCCGGTTTAGGGCTGAAGTCTCACCACAATCCGGGAGGAGTGACATCCCGACGTTCATACAATGAAGGGTATTTCCTTAATTCCGATGGCGACAACAAAAAACATGAGAACAGTGCGTTTCTACGTCTTGGGACAAATTTCAAACCCGACGAGAATAACACGCTTTATCTGAGCGCAATCGGGACATTCGGTCACAAGTGGGGGCATACGGCAACAACCCATCTGAGCAATCTTCCCGGACAATGGACAAGCAATATCAACAATGCCCGTGAGAGCGGTGATACACGTGGTGCGAATGTCATGCTTGGATACCGACACTTGTTCGGACACGACCATCACATCGACATGAATGTAAGCTATAACATCTGGCAGGGACCGAATGACAACAGGTTTCGAGAAGACGAGACATGGGCTGATGGCTCAGAGGAGACGATTTGGCAGAGCCAGCATCAGGATGTAAAAATCAGCAATTGGGAAGCCGCACTTGACTATTCCTATAAATTTCTGCCATGGCTGCGTCTTGAGACCGGATATAAAGGTAATTACAATCATGAGAACAGCCCTGCATCATACGCAGCCGGCTCCTCTGCCGAGAATCTCCAGCCTCTTGACAATCTATATAACAGATTCAAATATGATACGGATATATCAGCCCTATATCTTAACTTCTCCGGACATTATGAACAGTTGACTTTCTCAGCCGGATTGCGTGGCGAAATATGGCAGATTCGCACCCGTTCGCTTGGATATGGACAGACCGACAATGATGTGCCGGAGTTCAAGAAGAATGATTTTGCATCACTGGCGTCTTTTAAAATCTGTTAA
- a CDS encoding IS4 family transposase produces the protein MNAGRYIFSQIVDFLPKRKFERIMEHRTKNKVEDRTLGWQLSYWGQLLVLIFGQLLGCRSLRELSDITTAHRKKSFHLGFGKEAVDRNILSRCNTNRDWHVFEEFANHMIVLAQEARIDREFCIGGKFYAFDSSTIDLCMSVYDWAKFRSTKSGIKLHTQLDIVTQIPVMINITNASVHDVNAMDIIDYEPLAGYIFDRGYWDLDRLHKIEELGAFFVIREKAKPKFIVEDGLDMPENGNILQDYTVRFTGRRNASNYPSRIRRIVAYIPDLKRSFVFYTNNFFLSAEQIVFLYKNRWQVELFFKWIKQHLRVTTFWGNSETSVRIQIYAAICTYCVVAIIEHKMKLERNIYEVMRILGSSLLVKEHIKDLLTPEPVPAQIANCHPTLDLEFD, from the coding sequence ATGAATGCAGGACGATACATTTTCAGCCAGATTGTTGACTTTTTGCCAAAACGCAAATTTGAAAGAATCATGGAGCATCGTACCAAAAATAAGGTTGAGGACAGAACCCTCGGATGGCAGTTGTCTTATTGGGGACAGTTGCTTGTCCTTATATTCGGTCAACTGCTCGGATGTCGAAGTCTCCGTGAACTCTCGGATATCACTACAGCACATCGCAAGAAATCCTTTCATCTCGGATTTGGCAAAGAAGCGGTAGACCGTAATATTCTCTCCAGATGCAATACCAATCGTGATTGGCATGTGTTCGAGGAGTTCGCCAACCATATGATTGTGCTGGCTCAGGAAGCCCGTATAGACCGGGAATTTTGTATCGGCGGCAAGTTCTATGCGTTCGATTCCTCCACGATTGACCTTTGCATGAGTGTTTATGACTGGGCAAAGTTCAGAAGCACCAAGTCCGGCATTAAACTGCATACCCAACTTGATATAGTGACGCAGATTCCAGTTATGATAAACATCACCAATGCCTCGGTTCATGATGTAAATGCGATGGATATCATTGATTATGAACCGTTGGCCGGTTATATCTTCGACCGTGGATACTGGGACTTGGATAGGCTTCATAAGATTGAGGAACTTGGAGCCTTCTTTGTCATAAGAGAGAAGGCTAAGCCGAAGTTCATTGTCGAGGATGGTCTGGACATGCCCGAGAATGGAAACATTCTTCAAGATTATACCGTAAGGTTTACCGGTAGACGCAATGCATCCAATTACCCTTCCCGGATTAGACGTATTGTAGCGTATATCCCTGACCTGAAGAGAAGTTTTGTTTTTTACACAAATAATTTCTTCCTGTCTGCCGAACAGATTGTGTTCCTTTACAAGAACCGATGGCAGGTGGAGCTTTTCTTCAAATGGATCAAACAGCACCTTAGAGTCACCACATTCTGGGGTAATTCCGAGACATCCGTCAGAATACAAATTTATGCGGCTATATGCACTTACTGCGTTGTCGCAATAATCGAACATAAAATGAAACTTGAAAGAAACATCTACGAAGTCATGAGAATCCTCGGCAGCTCCCTGCTTGTCAAGGAGCATATCAAGGACTTGTTGACTCCAGAACCGGTGCCAGCACAAATAGCAAATTGCCATCCAACTCTTGACCTCGAATTTGATTAA
- a CDS encoding heavy metal translocating P-type ATPase: MNKKQRNMLTRIIIALVMTIALQFIDATGWILLGLYLVVYIIIGGDILKKAWSGIVNGRVFDENFLMAVATVGAFALAIYEKSGDYLEAIAVMLFYQIGEFFQSYAVGKSRRNIAALMDIRPDYANMERDGKIVKVDPDDVEVGQTIIVQPGEKIPIDGVVESGDSSLNTSALTGESLPREVRKGDEVISGSVNLSGLLRIRTTKEFGDSTVSKILELVEDSASRKSKSENFIAKFARIYTPAVCYGALALALLPPLFLILFNGAPFGFVTFETWVYRALVFLVISCPCALVVSIPLSFFAGIGGASREGILVKGANILETLSKVKTVVFDKTGTLTEGVFEVNAFHDHEDKDLEENKTKLLEYAAIAESSSSHPIAKSLQRAYGHKIDRDRMSELHEVSGQGVIAVINGKQVAAGNEKLMKSIGVESCNCHKAGTIVHIAIDSRYAGHIVLGDVIKATSANAIKDLHRSGVIQTVMLTGDSKAVAEQTASQIGIDKVYSQLLPADKVSRLEDILKEENGDDKVAFVGDGINDAPVLSRADLGIAMGAMGSDAAIEAADVVLMDDDPAKIGKAIRISRKCLRIVWENIIMALGIKGVCLILGIFGIVNMWLAIFADVGVMILAVLNAIRAMYVRKI; encoded by the coding sequence ATGAATAAGAAACAACGTAACATGCTGACGCGAATCATTATCGCTCTTGTAATGACAATCGCGCTACAATTTATTGATGCTACAGGGTGGATACTTTTAGGTCTGTATCTTGTAGTCTATATCATCATTGGCGGTGATATATTGAAAAAAGCATGGTCCGGAATTGTCAACGGACGGGTGTTTGACGAGAATTTCCTTATGGCAGTGGCTACAGTCGGGGCTTTTGCGTTGGCCATATATGAAAAAAGCGGAGATTATCTTGAGGCTATCGCAGTGATGCTGTTCTATCAGATCGGAGAGTTCTTCCAGAGCTATGCCGTAGGAAAGAGTCGCCGTAATATTGCAGCATTGATGGATATACGTCCGGATTACGCCAACATGGAGAGAGACGGAAAAATAGTAAAGGTAGATCCTGATGATGTGGAGGTAGGTCAGACGATAATAGTACAGCCGGGTGAGAAAATCCCCATCGATGGCGTGGTTGAATCCGGCGATTCCTCACTTAACACATCTGCGCTTACAGGTGAGTCTCTGCCGCGTGAGGTCAGAAAGGGTGATGAGGTTATAAGTGGCAGTGTAAATCTGTCGGGATTGCTTAGAATACGGACTACCAAAGAATTCGGAGACTCTACGGTTTCCAAAATACTTGAACTTGTTGAGGATTCGGCATCGAGAAAATCCAAATCAGAGAATTTTATAGCCAAGTTTGCCCGTATCTATACCCCTGCCGTGTGCTATGGAGCATTGGCACTTGCGCTTCTTCCACCTCTGTTTCTTATTCTGTTTAATGGTGCGCCGTTTGGATTCGTCACATTCGAGACATGGGTTTATCGAGCACTTGTTTTTCTTGTGATAAGCTGTCCGTGTGCCTTGGTAGTCAGCATACCTCTCTCTTTCTTTGCCGGAATCGGAGGCGCAAGCCGCGAAGGGATACTCGTAAAAGGTGCGAATATTCTTGAGACTCTCTCAAAGGTAAAAACCGTAGTGTTCGACAAGACCGGCACATTGACAGAGGGCGTGTTTGAGGTAAACGCTTTTCATGACCATGAAGATAAAGATCTTGAAGAAAACAAGACGAAGCTACTCGAATATGCTGCCATTGCAGAATCTTCATCTTCACACCCTATAGCAAAGTCACTCCAGCGGGCATACGGTCATAAGATTGACCGCGACAGGATGTCGGAGCTGCATGAGGTAAGCGGTCAGGGTGTAATTGCGGTTATCAACGGGAAACAGGTAGCTGCCGGCAATGAAAAACTGATGAAAAGCATCGGTGTCGAATCCTGTAACTGTCACAAGGCCGGGACTATTGTCCATATAGCCATTGACAGCAGATATGCCGGGCATATCGTGCTTGGCGACGTAATCAAGGCAACCTCCGCCAATGCGATAAAAGACCTTCATCGCTCCGGAGTGATACAGACGGTGATGCTTACAGGCGATTCCAAAGCTGTGGCAGAACAGACAGCCTCACAAATCGGAATAGATAAGGTTTACAGTCAGTTGCTCCCGGCCGACAAGGTATCGCGGCTTGAGGATATACTTAAAGAAGAAAATGGAGATGACAAGGTGGCGTTTGTAGGCGACGGCATCAACGATGCCCCGGTACTGTCACGGGCTGACCTCGGCATAGCAATGGGCGCAATGGGCAGCGATGCCGCAATCGAGGCTGCCGACGTGGTCTTGATGGACGATGACCCTGCAAAAATAGGCAAGGCTATTCGCATTTCCCGCAAGTGTCTGCGTATAGTGTGGGAAAATATCATCATGGCTTTAGGAATAAAAGGTGTGTGTCTGATACTTGGTATATTCGGCATAGTAAATATGTGGCTTGCAATCTTCGCTGATGTAGGAGTAATGATTCTTGCAGTCCTGAATGCTATCCGGGCCATGTATGTCAGAAAAATATGA
- a CDS encoding GIN domain-containing protein, whose protein sequence is MRVLGVIIIMLLSSAAVYANERLLDNTLDMTSIGRIRLMNDINVVCVVDSFAKNIIEFPDTIRDWSNILFLTHERETLTIQILDNNIAERYVGKYQNDTLLIKVNANITEIENGYNSTLKVRGRLSVPELKIIQSGNGSIEIDSVYASKASLSIVTGNGSIIIRELASDNISCNILGTGSITVKGGVCDNLKCRIIGTGKIDVVRLVAENAKIKYSGGGYVKCNVIRLLSTHGLGTTKISYKGNPHIKRRSNVKPKKISDK, encoded by the coding sequence ATGAGAGTGCTTGGAGTGATTATTATAATGCTGTTGTCGTCAGCGGCTGTATATGCAAACGAAAGACTTTTGGATAACACTTTAGATATGACATCTATTGGACGCATAAGACTAATGAATGATATCAATGTCGTATGTGTAGTCGATTCTTTTGCCAAAAATATTATTGAATTTCCGGATACAATCAGAGATTGGTCAAATATTTTATTCCTTACACACGAACGCGAGACTCTGACTATACAAATATTAGATAACAATATCGCGGAAAGATATGTCGGTAAATACCAGAACGACACCTTATTGATTAAGGTTAATGCCAATATAACCGAGATCGAAAATGGATACAATTCCACTCTGAAAGTAAGAGGCCGATTATCAGTTCCGGAATTAAAAATTATCCAATCCGGTAATGGCTCAATAGAAATTGATAGTGTGTATGCCTCAAAAGCGAGTCTCTCTATCGTAACAGGTAATGGCTCTATTATTATCAGGGAACTTGCTTCTGATAATATTTCATGCAACATTTTAGGAACCGGCTCAATAACAGTTAAAGGTGGTGTTTGTGACAATCTGAAATGTAGGATTATTGGGACTGGCAAGATAGACGTGGTCAGACTTGTTGCTGAAAATGCAAAAATTAAGTACTCCGGCGGGGGGTATGTGAAGTGCAACGTTATCCGTTTACTATCAACACATGGATTAGGTACTACAAAAATTAGCTATAAGGGAAATCCACATATCAAGCGTAGAAGTAATGTCAAACCGAAGAAGATTAGTGACAAATAG
- a CDS encoding Fur family transcriptional regulator — MNTEDVENILTSKGIKPTPNRILVMKELMKSSHPVNLADLEIALNTIDKASIFRVLEFFAEKEIIHVIEDGSRSLKYELCHSGNHHTVNDQHVHFYCEKCGTVFCFDNITVPYVDIPESFRIKSVNFMLKGLCPKCDK, encoded by the coding sequence ATGAATACAGAAGACGTTGAAAATATCCTGACAAGCAAGGGAATTAAACCGACGCCTAACAGGATTCTGGTAATGAAAGAACTTATGAAAAGTTCTCATCCTGTAAACCTTGCCGATCTGGAGATTGCCTTAAACACGATTGATAAGGCAAGCATATTCCGTGTTCTTGAATTTTTTGCAGAGAAAGAGATAATCCATGTCATCGAGGATGGCAGCCGCTCACTGAAATATGAACTATGTCATAGTGGGAACCATCACACTGTCAATGACCAGCATGTCCACTTCTACTGTGAGAAATGTGGCACGGTATTTTGTTTTGATAACATCACAGTACCCTATGTAGATATTCCCGAATCATTCAGGATAAAATCCGTCAATTTCATGCTCAAAGGGCTATGCCCAAAGTGCGATAAGTAA
- a CDS encoding cation transporter: protein MSKTFKIEVDCANCANLVEEAAKKVEGVKDLTISFMTQKMKVTFDEGVDEDAVMANVLKTAKKVESDFEIL from the coding sequence ATGAGCAAAACTTTTAAGATTGAGGTGGACTGCGCCAACTGCGCCAACCTCGTGGAAGAGGCCGCCAAGAAGGTGGAAGGTGTAAAGGATCTGACAATTTCCTTTATGACTCAGAAAATGAAGGTGACATTCGATGAGGGTGTCGATGAGGATGCTGTCATGGCGAATGTTCTTAAAACCGCGAAGAAAGTGGAATCCGATTTTGAGATTCTCTAA
- a CDS encoding IS4 family transposase, producing MEHRTKNKVEDRTLGWQLSYWGQLLVLIFGQLLGCRSLRELSDITTAHRKKSFHLGFGKEAVDRNILSRCNTNRDWHVFEEFANHMIVLAQEARIDREFCIGGKFYAFDSSTIDLCMSVYDWAKFRSTKSGIKLHTQLDIVTQIPVMINITNASVHDVNAMDIIDYEPLAGYIFDRGYWDLDRLHKIEELGAFFVIREKAKPKFIVEDGLDMPENGNILQDYTVRFTGRRNASNYPSRIRRIVAYIPDLKRSFVFYTNNFFLSAEQIVFLYKNRWQVELFFKWIKQHLRVTTFWGNSETSVRIQIYAAICTYCVVAIIEHKMKLERNIYEVMRILGSSLLVKEHIKDLLTPEPVPAQIANCHPTLDLEFD from the coding sequence ATGGAGCATCGTACCAAAAATAAGGTTGAGGACAGAACCCTCGGATGGCAGTTGTCTTATTGGGGACAGTTGCTTGTCCTTATATTCGGTCAACTGCTCGGATGTCGAAGTCTCCGTGAACTCTCGGATATCACTACAGCACATCGCAAGAAATCCTTTCATCTCGGATTTGGCAAAGAAGCGGTAGACCGTAATATTCTCTCCAGATGCAATACCAATCGTGATTGGCATGTGTTCGAGGAGTTCGCCAACCATATGATTGTGCTGGCTCAGGAAGCCCGTATAGACCGGGAATTTTGTATCGGCGGCAAGTTCTATGCGTTCGATTCCTCCACGATTGACCTTTGCATGAGTGTTTATGACTGGGCAAAGTTCAGAAGCACCAAGTCCGGCATTAAACTGCATACCCAACTTGATATAGTGACGCAGATTCCAGTTATGATAAACATCACCAATGCCTCGGTTCATGATGTAAATGCGATGGATATCATTGATTATGAACCGTTGGCCGGTTATATCTTCGACCGTGGATACTGGGACTTGGATAGGCTTCATAAGATTGAGGAACTTGGAGCCTTCTTTGTCATAAGAGAGAAGGCTAAGCCGAAGTTCATTGTCGAGGATGGTCTGGACATGCCCGAGAATGGAAACATTCTTCAAGATTATACCGTAAGGTTTACCGGTAGACGCAATGCATCCAATTACCCTTCCCGGATTAGACGTATTGTAGCGTATATCCCTGACCTGAAGAGAAGTTTTGTTTTTTACACAAATAATTTCTTCCTGTCTGCCGAACAGATTGTGTTCCTTTACAAGAACCGATGGCAGGTGGAGCTTTTCTTCAAATGGATCAAACAGCACCTTAGAGTCACCACATTCTGGGGTAATTCCGAGACATCCGTCAGAATACAAATTTATGCGGCTATATGCACTTACTGCGTTGTCGCAATAATCGAACATAAAATGAAACTTGAAAGAAACATCTACGAAGTCATGAGAATCCTCGGCAGCTCCCTGCTTGTCAAGGAGCATATCAAGGACTTGTTGACTCCAGAACCGGTGCCAGCACAAATAGCAAATTGCCATCCAACTCTTGACCTCGAATTTGATTAA
- a CDS encoding HlyD family secretion protein, whose product MEQNKKHKMNKARTTATVIMTIVIIIAAALGVQSFMAAKNFETTDNATVEQYMSPINVRVPGYIKEIRFKEHQHVAKGDTLMIIDDREFIINLKQAQANLQDAMTGRRVIDNTANTASTSASVFDESIAEARIRVSKLEADYARFSALLEKNATTPIVVEQYKTELDMAHARVNALERQRSSAQSSVSEVNQRKGNADAAILRAEAALEMAELNLSYTVVTAPCDGYLGKRNIEVGQFVNPGQTMTTLIPDNEKWIVANFKETQIQNLHIGQEVDVEIDAFPGRKFKGLVSSISSATGTKYSMIPTDNASGNFVKIRQRIPVRIDLVDISSEDNQLLAAGMMCNIKAKI is encoded by the coding sequence ATGGAACAAAATAAAAAGCATAAAATGAACAAAGCCCGTACTACCGCAACTGTCATCATGACAATTGTCATAATCATTGCCGCCGCATTGGGGGTACAGTCATTCATGGCTGCTAAGAATTTTGAAACAACGGACAATGCTACTGTCGAACAATATATGTCTCCCATAAATGTACGTGTACCCGGATATATAAAGGAAATACGCTTCAAAGAGCATCAGCATGTAGCCAAGGGTGATACTTTGATGATTATTGACGACCGTGAGTTTATAATCAACCTCAAGCAGGCCCAAGCCAATCTTCAGGATGCAATGACAGGACGTAGAGTGATAGACAATACAGCCAATACGGCATCTACATCTGCATCGGTTTTTGATGAGTCCATAGCGGAGGCGCGCATAAGGGTTTCCAAACTTGAAGCCGACTATGCCCGATTTTCTGCTCTCTTGGAAAAGAATGCGACAACACCTATTGTAGTCGAGCAGTATAAGACAGAACTTGATATGGCCCATGCTCGCGTAAACGCTTTGGAACGGCAGCGGAGCAGCGCGCAATCGTCTGTTTCAGAAGTGAATCAACGTAAGGGCAATGCAGATGCAGCCATACTACGTGCTGAGGCGGCACTTGAAATGGCCGAGCTTAATTTATCATACACTGTCGTAACAGCACCTTGTGATGGCTATCTTGGAAAACGAAACATCGAAGTAGGACAGTTTGTAAATCCGGGGCAGACAATGACTACCCTCATACCCGATAATGAAAAATGGATTGTAGCAAACTTCAAAGAGACACAAATCCAGAATTTGCATATCGGACAGGAGGTGGATGTCGAGATCGATGCTTTTCCGGGAAGAAAATTCAAAGGTCTGGTGTCTTCTATAAGTTCAGCAACAGGCACGAAATATTCAATGATTCCAACAGATAATGCAAGTGGCAATTTCGTGAAAATACGTCAGCGTATACCTGTCCGCATAGATTTGGTAGATATTTCTTCCGAAGACAACCAATTACTTGCAGCCGGAATGATGTGCAACATAAAAGCTAAAATATAA
- a CDS encoding MBL fold metallo-hydrolase translates to MRITQIRNATIIVEYAGKRFLIDPMLGPKGSFPPYPFAGNWKWNPVVDLPMDISQILSGIDAVIATHYHFDHLDSTAFKVIPKDMKIFVKDNNNRKLFIRKGFTDVEILGDETYFSDIKLTKTPAKHGKYPLLIYVGAACGVIFEHKNEKTVYVAGDTIWYDGVKTVIDKFHPEIIVANSGGNKVKGFYRLIMNHEDLLSLHRYTPEATIIATHLEGVNHNMVTRDMLREFSKTNNFSHLLHIPGDGETISF, encoded by the coding sequence ATGAGAATTACGCAAATAAGAAATGCCACAATAATAGTGGAATATGCCGGCAAGCGGTTCTTGATCGATCCGATGTTAGGTCCCAAAGGTTCATTCCCTCCATATCCCTTTGCCGGTAACTGGAAATGGAATCCGGTTGTCGATTTGCCAATGGATATAAGTCAGATTCTTAGTGGTATTGACGCAGTTATTGCTACACATTACCATTTTGACCACCTTGATTCCACCGCATTTAAGGTTATCCCCAAGGATATGAAAATATTTGTAAAGGATAACAATAACCGTAAGCTGTTTATCAGGAAAGGATTCACAGATGTTGAAATATTGGGCGATGAAACATATTTTTCCGATATTAAACTGACAAAGACACCAGCAAAGCATGGGAAATATCCGCTGTTGATATATGTGGGAGCGGCTTGCGGTGTCATATTTGAACATAAAAACGAGAAAACAGTATATGTTGCAGGTGATACCATCTGGTATGATGGCGTTAAAACGGTAATTGACAAATTCCATCCTGAAATAATTGTTGCAAATTCCGGAGGGAATAAAGTCAAGGGATTCTATCGGCTTATTATGAACCACGAGGATTTACTATCCCTCCACAGATACACACCTGAAGCAACAATTATAGCGACACATCTTGAGGGTGTAAACCACAACATGGTAACTCGTGACATGCTAAGAGAATTCTCAAAAACCAATAATTTCTCACACCTTTTACATATTCCGGGTGATGGGGAAACCATATCATTCTGA
- a CDS encoding TolC family protein, with protein MMKRVISTIGICLLFLSSYGQELTLRECIDMGLKNNLSIQRGNISIDIATNSLSENRSKLLPVLNADIQFADFLMKPTNVTTGALLGNDFPDNPTWQQIRSMQYSVGAGIQLTMPLFNKTIYSGIEVAKTMVEISRLSTQQAEQQLTVAIANTYYTAQAFNEQAKLLDANIKRMSELSDITRAMFEGGVALEIDLNRVKINISNIEVLRKQYATAYETQLNLLRFLLDISPDQKISVCSMKSLSFSPDNVSEVSDNLPELNIIRQRKDLVARQISMTKAGYLPTIALFGQLGVNGYQDSFKGFFNDNSHHWFGNTYLGIKVNIPIFDANSKRKKIKGHSLELTQMDIALDEQRKSLERDFSDTYRKLDLNISSFNTQKSNYNLALSVYNVTEERYKEGVASMTDLLQDEMRMRESQIACIHALCECHIANIQLLKLTDNLHQLK; from the coding sequence ATGATGAAAAGAGTAATATCAACTATTGGCATATGCCTTTTATTTCTATCCTCATATGGGCAGGAGCTGACCTTGAGGGAATGTATAGATATGGGGTTGAAAAATAACCTGTCTATACAGCGTGGCAACATATCGATAGATATTGCCACAAATAGTCTTTCAGAAAACAGGAGTAAGTTGTTACCGGTGCTCAATGCCGACATACAGTTTGCAGATTTTCTGATGAAGCCTACGAATGTAACCACCGGTGCATTACTGGGCAATGATTTTCCGGACAATCCAACGTGGCAGCAGATACGCAGTATGCAATATAGCGTGGGAGCTGGAATCCAGCTTACTATGCCTCTTTTCAACAAAACTATTTATAGCGGAATCGAGGTGGCTAAAACTATGGTTGAAATAAGCCGATTGTCAACACAACAGGCAGAACAACAACTGACAGTGGCTATCGCTAATACTTACTATACGGCGCAGGCATTTAATGAACAGGCAAAGTTGCTTGATGCCAACATTAAACGTATGTCAGAGCTGTCTGATATCACACGAGCGATGTTTGAGGGTGGAGTCGCGCTGGAAATTGATTTGAATCGTGTAAAAATCAATATAAGCAACATTGAAGTCCTACGCAAACAGTATGCAACCGCCTATGAAACTCAATTGAACCTTTTACGATTTCTTCTTGACATATCTCCTGATCAAAAGATCAGCGTCTGCTCTATGAAAAGTCTATCTTTCTCTCCGGATAATGTGTCGGAAGTTTCTGACAATCTTCCTGAACTGAATATCATCAGACAGCGGAAAGATCTTGTTGCAAGACAAATTAGTATGACGAAGGCCGGATATCTGCCTACAATAGCTTTGTTCGGTCAGTTAGGCGTCAATGGCTATCAAGATAGTTTCAAGGGATTTTTCAACGACAACAGTCACCATTGGTTTGGGAATACCTACTTGGGGATCAAAGTCAATATACCAATATTTGATGCCAACAGTAAGCGTAAAAAGATTAAAGGGCATTCTCTTGAACTTACACAGATGGACATTGCCTTGGATGAGCAACGTAAATCTCTTGAAAGGGATTTTTCCGATACTTATAGAAAACTTGATTTGAACATATCCTCATTCAATACTCAAAAGAGCAATTATAATCTGGCTCTCAGCGTGTATAACGTTACCGAGGAACGATATAAAGAGGGTGTAGCGTCCATGACAGACCTGCTGCAAGATGAAATGCGCATGCGCGAATCGCAAATAGCTTGTATCCATGCTCTATGTGAATGTCACATCGCTAATATACAGCTTCTGAAATTAACAGATAACCTTCATCAACTGAAATAA